The genomic region GCGTTCATCTCCGCCCTCGTGTGGGCGGGGCTGTTCAACACCGACCTCGGGGTCATCAACCGCGTCCTCGGGGACCTGTTTGGGGTGAAGGTGCGCTGGTTGCAGGACCCGATGTGGGCTCGGACGGCGCTGATCTTCATCAACGTCTGGTTGACTTACCCGTACATGATGATCGTCTCGCTGGGGGCGTTGCAGAGCATCTCCCAGGAGCTGTTCGAAGCGGCGCGGGTGGATGGAGCCACGAGCTGGCAGAGGTTCTGGCGGATCACGATGCCCCTCCTCTGGGTGAGCGTAGCCCCGCTCCTCATCGGTTCCTTCGCGTTCACGTTCAACAATTTCACCATCATCTGGCTTGTCACCGCGGGACGACCGGCCGTGCTCGGCGCGGCCACCCCTGCCGGGGCCACGGACATCCTCATCTCCTGGACCTACCGCCTCGCGTTCGAGGGGGAGCGCGGGAACCAGCTGGGGCTGGCATCGGCGGTGTCGATCATCATCTTCATCATCATCGCCGTGATCAGCGCAGTGAACTTCCGGTTCACCCGCGCGCTGGAGGATGTGAGCCGCAGTGTATAGCCGTCCAAGCCGGATCGGCCTCATCGTGCGCCACGCCCTGATCTGGATTGGGGTGATCTACGCCCTGTTCCCGATCCTGTGGATCCTGTCCGCCTCGTTCAACCCCACGAACAACCTCCTCGAGCAGAAGCTCCTCCCGGCGAATCCAACGCTCGAGCACTACCGGCGGCTGTTCACCGATCCCACGATCCCGTTCCCCAGGTGGGTCCTGAACACGGTCATCGTGTCGGGGACTACAGCCGCGATCACGGTTTTCCTGTGCGCGCTCGGCGCGTACGCGTTCTCCCGGTTCCGGTTCCGCGGCCGCCGGGCAGGGCTCCTCGCCCTCCTCCTCGTCCAGATGTTCCCCCAGATGCTGGCGATGGTGGCGATCTACCTCCTCCTCATCAAGATCAAGGAGTTCGTCCCCTGGCTGGGGTACAACACCCATCCTGGGCTGATCATGGTCTACCTGGGGGGAGCGATGGGGTTCAACACCTGGTTCATGAAGGGGTACTTCGACACGATCCCGCGCTCGGTGGAGGAATCGGCCCTCGTGGACGGGGCAACGCCGTTCCAGGCCTTCCTGCGGATCGTGCTTCCGCTCGCCCGACCGATCCTCGCTGTGGTGCTCATCATCCAGTTCATCACCACCTACTCGGAGTACGTCCTGGCGAGCATCCTCCTCAAGGGGACGGAGATGTACACCCTCGCCGTTGGCCTGCGGTTTTTCATCCAACAGGCTTACGATCGGCGGTGGGGCGTGTTCTCGGCGGCGGCGATCCTCGGGGCCCTCCTCATCCTCGCGATCTTCCTCCCCCTGCAGAAGCTCATCATCTCCGGCCTCACCGGCGGCGCGGTGAAGGAATAGCTAACCCTCTCCCCGCTTCAGGTAGCGGAACCCCATCCCCGGCACGCCCACCTTCCCCGCAACGCGCTCCGCGGTGAGGAGGTCGGTCCACCGCCCGCCCATGGGGAGATCCACGACCGTCTCCTCTTCCCCAGCGTTGAGGGCGAAGGCGACCTCGGCCGGGGGCAGGTCCCGCACCAAGAGGAGGGACCTTCCGTGGGCATCGGCCCACCGCACGCCCCCCCGCCGGAGCACGGGCTCCTCCCGCCGCAGGCGAACGAGGGTCCGGAAGGCATCAAGGAGATCACGATCCCACTTCTGCTCGTCCCAGGAGAACGTGCGGCGACAATCGGGATCCTCCCCTCCCTCGACCCCGACCTCGTCTCCATAGTAGATGGCCGGCGCGCCGGGGAACGCGACCAGGAACGCCGCCCCCAGCACGAGCTTCCGCCTGTCGCCACGGCATAGGGTGAGGAACCGCGGCACGTCGTGGCTCCCAAGCAGGGTGTAGCAGGCGTAGTTCGCCGCGGGAGGGTAGCTCGCCCAAAGGCCGTGCACGTAGCGAGCGAACCGCGGCGCATCCCACGCTCCTTCCGCCAGGAAGCGGACCAGGCCCTCGCGGAGCTTGTAGTGCATCACCCCATCCAGGGCCCCGTGGCGAAACCACGACGTGGCAAGGCCCATCACCTCTCCGAGGACGTACGCGTCGGGGTTCACCGCCTTGCTCTCCCGGTACACGTCGCGCACGAAGTCGGGGGGGAGGTACTCCACCGTGTCCAGCCGCCACCCATCCCCACCGCGCTCATCGAGCCAATGGCGCACCACGGAGAGGAGGTAGTCGCGCACGGGGGGGTGGTCGTGGTTCCACTCCGGAAGCTGGGCATGTCCGGCCCAACACGCGTAGTTGGGATGAGGCGTGGCATAGGGCCGATCGCCGCGGATCCGAAACCAATCCCAGTACGGGGAACTCCGACCCCGCTCCACCACGTCCTGAAAGAAGGGGTGCCCCACCCCACAGTGGTTGAATACGCCATCGAGGACGACCCGCATCCCCCGGCCATGGGCCGCGGCGAGGAGAGACTGGAACGCGCGATCGCCCCCGAAGGCGGGATCCACCCGGAAGTAATCCTCCCCATCGTACTTGTGGTTCGTCGCCCCGGTGAAGATCGGCGTGAGGTAGAGGGCGTTCACCCCGAGGGCCTCCAGGTACGGGAGCTTGGCGAGGATCCCCACGAGGTCTCCCCCCGCGAACGAGCCATGGGTCGGTCGCTCGTCCCACGGGACCGTGCCGGGAGGGTCGTTCCCGGGGTCCCCGTTGCAGAACCGGTCCGGGAAGATCTGGTAGAACACGGCATCCCGGACCCACGCCGGGGGGCGCATCACTTCCACCGGGTGAGGATCTCCTCGCGGCGGAACAGCTTCACCGCCAGATAGAGGAGGACCCCATCGAGGACGACGAGGATCCCCCCCTCCAGGATCACGAGGAGGAGGTTCACCGCGGTCATCTGCACGGAGTAGACGATGAGGGGGATCAGGGTAGGAATCACGGCCAACCCCGAAAACTGGTAGGCGGCGCGCGGGTCGCTCGTCCGCGACGAGACGAGCATGGACACGAGCACTCCGAACACGGCGAGCAGCGGCGACAGGGCGAAGATCGAGACGAGCCACGGGACCGAGAGCACACCAGCCGGGATCCCACCGAGCATGATGTGGGCGGCCGCGAGGAAGAGGAGGAACACCCCCCACGTGAGGCCGACCGAGGGGAGCACCGCCACCAGGGCCTTCCCCACGAAGATCTCCCAGTCCGTGAGCGGGGTGGCGAGGAGGGGTTCCAGGGTCCCCTGCTCCTTCTCCCCGACGATCGAGTACACGGCGAGCGTGACCGGGATCATCACCGGGAGGATGAGGAAGTACATGAGCGCCGTGTTGAACAGGGTCGCCTGCGCCTCGGGTGGGAGCCCCTGGCCCTGCCACACCATAAACCCCGCCAACCCGCCCATGAACAAGGGGAGGAACAGGGCCCCGTAGAGGACCATCTTGATCTTCGCGAGCTCCTCCCACTCCTTGACCATGAGCGCCCTAAGCCGAGGCATCGTCCCCCCCCACGAGCTCAAGGTACACGTCCTCGAGCGTCCGCTCATCGCGCTGTACGGAACGGATCTCCGCCCCCAGCTCCACCAACCGGCGGACGAGGGCCGGGACGTCCCGCTCCGGGTCCGCCACCTCGACCGCGAGGGCGGTGCCGTCGAGGGATGCCGCCCGCACGAACGGCAGCTGAACCCCCGTCGCGAACTCCGCCCGCGGGTTCGCGAGCTCCACGATGACCCGCGATCCCGACATCCGTTCCTTGAGGGCCTCCGGGCGATCGAGGGCGATGAGGCGGGTGCGGAGCACGGCGATCCGGCCGCACAGCTCCTCCGCCTCGGGGAGGTTGTGCGTGCACAGGAGGACGGTCCGCCGCTCGCTCGCCAGTTCCCCGATGAACCGGCGCACGTCGCGGGCGCTCTCCGGGTCGAGGCCGGAGGTCGGCTCGTCGAGGAACAGGACCGGCGGCTCATGGACGAGGGCCCGCGCGAGGGCCAACCGCTGCCGGAGGCCCTTGGAGAGGGTCGCCACCGCGTCACCTGATCGATCGGCCAGTCCAAGCCGTGCCAGGTAGTGCTGAACGCGGCGGCGGGGATCGCTCACCCCATAGAGCTCAGCGAAGTACCGCAGGTTGCGCTCGACAGAGAGGCGCTTGTAGAACCCCGGCGCCTCGGTGAGGATCCCCACCTGGGATCGGATCGCTTGCTCCTCCTTCCCCACCTCGTGCCCGGCGACCCATGCCCGGCCGCTCGTCGGGGAGAGGAGGCAGGCGAGCATGCGCACCGTGGTCGTCTTCCCCGCCCCGTTGGGGCCGAGGAGCCCCACGATCTCCCCCTCCCGCACGTCGAGGTCCAGCCCGTCCACGGCCGTGCGGCTGCCGAACGTCCGGGTCAGGGCTTCGGTGTGGATCATCTCTCCCCCCCCTCCGCTTCGCGTCCCGGGGCGCACGAGGTCATGATGAGGTAGTCCACCCCCTGGCCGAACAACCATCGTCCCAAGGTCAGATGCTGCTCCACAGTGAACCCCACCTTCTCGTAGGCGCGGATCGCCCGGGCGTTTGTGGCGTGGACACAGAGGGAGACCCCCCGCAACCCGAGATCGCTGTAGGCATAGCGGAGGAGGAGCCGCAGCGCCTCCGGTCCGTACCCATGCCCCCAGCTGTCCCTCTCCCCGAGGAGGATCCCGACCTCCGCCGTCCCCTCCTCCGGCGCGATCCCATAGAGCCCGCACAGCCCGATCGGGCGGCGTTCCTCCCCCAGGAGGATGAGGAACTGCACATCGTGGGGCGTCTCCCCTCTCCACGGCAGGGCCCGGCGGCCGGTGAACCGCCTCAGCTCCCGGTCGGTGAGCCAACCCGCGATGAGGGAGCGGTCCTCCGCCCGGACCGGCCGCAGCCCCACCCCCCAGGTCTCACCCATGGCCCCCTACCGCATGGAGGACGCGCTGCTTCGTCCTGGCCAGCGTCCAGCCGGCGTTCCCGCGGTAGAGAACCGCCCCTCCATGACTCCCGCCTCCTTGGGTTAGGGCAATAGAACTGCGAACAGGCGCAACTCTACCCCCGATAAGGGGGACCCTCAACCGCGGACGGGCCCGCCGCCGGAGAGGGGACCGGTGTCCGGCAGCGCGGCGACGAACATGGCCTCCCGGGGACCCACGGGGTGCTGCCACCACGGGCGTGGTCGGCTAGGGTGCGGATGGGATCGCACCGAAATGCAAGAAAGGAGGGCACGCGTGATGGCCAAACGACTTGTAGGTGGACTGCTGGTGGGAGCGCTCCTCTCCTGTGCAGGGGGCATCGCCCAACAGGCGGTCGTGCTTCCCCCGGCCGAAGAGGAAGTGACGGTGCTCGAGGAGGCCTTCTCCCAGGTGGAGGACTTCTTCCGGGGATTCATCGTCGAGATGAAGACCTCGCTAGCGACGCTCGGCGCACGCGTCGAGGAACTGGGGAGGACGTCCCTCGTCTTCCAGATGGGCCTCGAGGAATTGGCGGAGCGGCTCCTCGATCAGGACAGGCAGATCACCGAGCTGGGCAGCCGCCTCACGGCGGTCGAACAGGCGATCGAGGGCGGGATCGGCCCCAAGATCATGGACCTCGACGGACGACTGAGCGCCCTGGAGGGATACGACTTCGCATCGTTCGAGCGACGGTTGGGGGCACTGGACAAGGCGTACGAGGCCCTGTCGGTGCGGATCGACAACAACCGGGCGAAGATCGAGGGCCTCGAGGCGGCGTTCGCGGCCACGAGTGCCAGCCTCGACGAGCGTCTGGCGGTGGTGGAGGAGGTCCAGATCGAGGCGGCGAGCCAGCGCCAGGAGATCGAGGCCCTGAAGACCGAGCTCGCGCAGTTGGCGGAGGCCGAGCAGGCCCAGTGGTCCGCGATCTTCCTTGTGCCCATCGTGGTGGGGGGGCTCCTGTTCCTCCTCCTCTCCTCCTAGGGCCTGACCCGGAACCAAAGTGGGACGGTGGGGCTGAGCCCCACCGTCCTTTTTCTTGCCCCCGCCCGGGGACGGCTGTCCGTCACGAGCGTGACAAACCCCACCGCGGGCGGACCCAGCGGCCATCCGGTGGCCCAGCCCCGTCCGCTACCCTAGCCCCTGGATGCCGAACCGAAGGAGGTCGTTCCGATGATGAGAAGGGTGATGGGAGGGCTGCTTGTGGGAGCGGTGCTCTTTGGAGGGGTCGCGCTGGCCCAACAAACGGGAGTCCAGCTCCCCCCAGCCGAAGAGGAGATCGCCGCTATGGAGAGTGCGTTCAACCAGGTGAGCCAGTTCTTCACCGGGTTGATCACGGAACTGAAGGGGGCCGTGGCCACCTTAAGCGCGGTGGACGCCGACTTTGCGGCCCAACAGCGGGCCATCGCGGCCCAGCTCGCAGACGCGGAGGGCAAGATCCGCGAGCTCCAGGAGGTCTGTGCCCACGTCCCGGGGCTCCTGTCCCGGGTGGATGGCCTCGCGGCTCGCCTCGATGAGGCAGGGGCCCAGATCGCTGAACTGCGCACCGTCGCTGAGGGCCTGACGAAGACGGACCAGGAGCTCGCCTCGGGCCTCACTTCCCTCGCTACGAGCCTCGAGAAGACCCGCCAGGACTTCGCCACCGCGATCGCCACGCTCGGGGACCAGGTCTCCGACCTCACCAAGCAGGGCACCGTACACGGCAACCGGATCACCGCCCTCGAGGGTGCGGTCCTCGCCCTGAAGTCCTCGATCGAAACATGCGAGGCTGCGCTGCGGGCGGAGATCGAGGC from Candidatus Bipolaricaulis anaerobius harbors:
- a CDS encoding ABC transporter ATP-binding protein, whose translation is MIHTEALTRTFGSRTAVDGLDLDVREGEIVGLLGPNGAGKTTTVRMLACLLSPTSGRAWVAGHEVGKEEQAIRSQVGILTEAPGFYKRLSVERNLRYFAELYGVSDPRRRVQHYLARLGLADRSGDAVATLSKGLRQRLALARALVHEPPVLFLDEPTSGLDPESARDVRRFIGELASERRTVLLCTHNLPEAEELCGRIAVLRTRLIALDRPEALKERMSGSRVIVELANPRAEFATGVQLPFVRAASLDGTALAVEVADPERDVPALVRRLVELGAEIRSVQRDERTLEDVYLELVGGDDASA
- a CDS encoding ABC transporter permease: MPRLRALMVKEWEELAKIKMVLYGALFLPLFMGGLAGFMVWQGQGLPPEAQATLFNTALMYFLILPVMIPVTLAVYSIVGEKEQGTLEPLLATPLTDWEIFVGKALVAVLPSVGLTWGVFLLFLAAAHIMLGGIPAGVLSVPWLVSIFALSPLLAVFGVLVSMLVSSRTSDPRAAYQFSGLAVIPTLIPLIVYSVQMTAVNLLLVILEGGILVVLDGVLLYLAVKLFRREEILTRWK
- a CDS encoding glycoside hydrolase family 13 protein, producing MRPPAWVRDAVFYQIFPDRFCNGDPGNDPPGTVPWDERPTHGSFAGGDLVGILAKLPYLEALGVNALYLTPIFTGATNHKYDGEDYFRVDPAFGGDRAFQSLLAAAHGRGMRVVLDGVFNHCGVGHPFFQDVVERGRSSPYWDWFRIRGDRPYATPHPNYACWAGHAQLPEWNHDHPPVRDYLLSVVRHWLDERGGDGWRLDTVEYLPPDFVRDVYRESKAVNPDAYVLGEVMGLATSWFRHGALDGVMHYKLREGLVRFLAEGAWDAPRFARYVHGLWASYPPAANYACYTLLGSHDVPRFLTLCRGDRRKLVLGAAFLVAFPGAPAIYYGDEVGVEGGEDPDCRRTFSWDEQKWDRDLLDAFRTLVRLRREEPVLRRGGVRWADAHGRSLLLVRDLPPAEVAFALNAGEEETVVDLPMGGRWTDLLTAERVAGKVGVPGMGFRYLKRGEG
- a CDS encoding sugar ABC transporter permease; its protein translation is MYSRPSRIGLIVRHALIWIGVIYALFPILWILSASFNPTNNLLEQKLLPANPTLEHYRRLFTDPTIPFPRWVLNTVIVSGTTAAITVFLCALGAYAFSRFRFRGRRAGLLALLLVQMFPQMLAMVAIYLLLIKIKEFVPWLGYNTHPGLIMVYLGGAMGFNTWFMKGYFDTIPRSVEESALVDGATPFQAFLRIVLPLARPILAVVLIIQFITTYSEYVLASILLKGTEMYTLAVGLRFFIQQAYDRRWGVFSAAAILGALLILAIFLPLQKLIISGLTGGAVKE
- a CDS encoding GNAT family N-acetyltransferase — protein: MGETWGVGLRPVRAEDRSLIAGWLTDRELRRFTGRRALPWRGETPHDVQFLILLGEERRPIGLCGLYGIAPEEGTAEVGILLGERDSWGHGYGPEALRLLLRYAYSDLGLRGVSLCVHATNARAIRAYEKVGFTVEQHLTLGRWLFGQGVDYLIMTSCAPGREAEGGER